From Sphingomonas sp., one genomic window encodes:
- a CDS encoding Crp/Fnr family transcriptional regulator — MTNRFIDKLSGFGSLSQSDVDALAAATSRARKVAARTDLIREGDRPGPVFVMLEGWACRYKILPSGTRQVLAYLMPGDSCDLHVGLLAEMDHGIQTITPSVVSTIDRPQMDMILDNHRAVAKAIYLAQLVDEGTMRAWITSMGRRSSIERVAHLMCELYLRARNIGLTSDAQFALPLSQLMLADSLGMTPVHLNRVLKELRLSGTMLLQRGSLVITDPAKLIQIAGFDENYLHRRLRNAA, encoded by the coding sequence ATGACGAACCGCTTCATCGACAAGCTGTCAGGCTTCGGGTCGCTCAGCCAGTCGGACGTCGATGCGCTGGCGGCCGCCACATCGCGGGCACGCAAGGTTGCGGCGCGAACGGATCTCATTCGCGAAGGCGATCGGCCGGGCCCTGTCTTCGTGATGCTGGAGGGCTGGGCCTGCCGCTACAAGATCCTGCCCAGCGGCACGCGCCAGGTGCTGGCATATCTGATGCCTGGCGATTCCTGCGACCTGCACGTCGGGCTGCTGGCCGAGATGGACCACGGCATCCAGACAATAACGCCGTCCGTGGTCTCCACGATCGATCGGCCGCAAATGGACATGATCCTCGACAACCACCGCGCCGTGGCGAAGGCGATCTATCTGGCGCAGCTGGTGGATGAGGGCACGATGCGCGCGTGGATCACTAGCATGGGCCGGCGGTCCAGCATCGAACGCGTGGCGCATCTGATGTGCGAACTCTATCTCCGGGCCAGGAACATAGGGCTGACCTCGGACGCGCAGTTCGCCTTGCCGCTGTCGCAACTGATGCTGGCGGACTCGCTGGGCATGACCCCCGTGCACCTCAACCGGGTCCTCAAGGAGCTGCGGCTGTCGGGCACGATGTTGCTCCAGCGCGGTAGCCTCGTCATCACCGACCCGGCGAAGCTGATCCAGATCGCGGGCTTCGACGAGAACTATCTCCACCGGCGCCTGCGCAACGCCGCCTAG
- a CDS encoding zinc-dependent alcohol dehydrogenase — protein sequence MRALCWHGKGDIRVDTVKDPEIQHPRDAIIKITACAICGSDLHLLDGYQPTMEAGDILGHENMGVVVALGAEVTNLNIGDRVVVPFTISCGDCFFCRKGLFSACERTNPNAEMAIKAMGHSPAGLFGFIHMLGGYCGGQAEYLRVPMADFGPIKVPDSVTDEQALFLSDIFPTGYMAAENAQIEPGDTVAIWGCGPVGQFAIRSALMLGTGRVIAIDEVPERLAMAEAGGAETIDFSKVEDVYDELQFRTKGRGPDSCIDAVGCEASGHGAVDSVVDKVKAATFLATDRVHVLREAIMSCRMGGTVSIPGVYVGMGDKIPIGAMMNKGLTIKTGQTHVQAYTKPLLARIEAGDIDPSFVVTHPASLEEAPEMYKKFRDKQDGVIKVVLRP from the coding sequence ATGCGCGCATTATGCTGGCACGGAAAAGGCGACATTCGCGTCGACACCGTCAAGGATCCCGAGATTCAACATCCGCGGGACGCGATCATCAAGATAACGGCCTGCGCGATCTGCGGCTCCGACCTTCATCTGCTCGACGGCTACCAGCCGACGATGGAAGCGGGCGACATCCTCGGCCATGAGAACATGGGTGTCGTGGTCGCATTGGGCGCCGAGGTCACCAACCTCAACATCGGCGACCGGGTGGTGGTGCCGTTCACGATCAGCTGCGGCGACTGCTTCTTCTGCCGCAAGGGCCTGTTCTCGGCCTGCGAGCGGACCAACCCCAACGCCGAGATGGCGATCAAGGCGATGGGCCATTCGCCCGCCGGCCTGTTCGGCTTCATCCATATGCTGGGCGGCTATTGCGGCGGACAGGCGGAATATCTCCGGGTGCCCATGGCTGATTTCGGCCCGATCAAGGTGCCCGACAGCGTCACCGACGAGCAAGCGCTGTTCCTCTCCGACATTTTCCCTACCGGCTACATGGCCGCCGAGAATGCCCAGATCGAACCCGGCGACACGGTCGCGATCTGGGGCTGCGGACCCGTCGGGCAGTTCGCGATCCGCTCGGCGCTGATGCTGGGTACCGGCCGCGTGATCGCGATCGACGAAGTCCCCGAGCGCCTGGCGATGGCCGAGGCCGGCGGTGCCGAGACCATCGACTTCAGCAAGGTCGAGGACGTCTATGACGAGCTGCAGTTCCGCACCAAGGGACGCGGCCCGGACAGCTGCATCGATGCCGTCGGCTGCGAAGCCTCGGGCCACGGCGCGGTCGATTCGGTCGTCGACAAGGTCAAGGCGGCGACCTTCCTCGCGACCGACCGGGTGCACGTGTTGCGCGAGGCGATCATGAGCTGCCGGATGGGCGGCACGGTCTCGATCCCCGGCGTCTATGTCGGCATGGGCGACAAGATCCCGATCGGCGCGATGATGAACAAGGGCCTGACGATCAAGACCGGCCAGACGCATGTCCAGGCCTATACGAAGCCGCTGCTCGCGCGGATCGAGGCGGGCGATATCGACCCGAGCTTCGTGGTGACGCACCCCGCCAGCCTCGAAGAGGCGCCGGAAATGTACAAGAAGTTCCGCGACAAGCAGGACGGCGTCATCAAGGTGGTCCTGCGCCCCTGA